A region of Piscinibacter gummiphilus DNA encodes the following proteins:
- a CDS encoding RNA 2'-phosphotransferase, with product MTTQGKQIEKFSKFLSLVLRHAPETIGLTLDGSGWANVDELISLANAHGQALSRALVEEIVETSDKKRFALSADRSRIRANQGHSVEVDLGLEAKEPPDILFHGTADRFLASILSTGVNSQSRQHVHLSSSVEVARSVGARHGRPVILVVDAKGMQRDGHRFHLSENGVWLTSAVPPRYMRTLGEGGHAA from the coding sequence ATGACAACCCAAGGCAAGCAGATCGAGAAGTTCAGCAAGTTCCTCAGCCTCGTGCTGCGGCATGCGCCGGAGACCATCGGGCTCACCCTCGACGGCTCGGGGTGGGCGAACGTCGATGAACTGATTTCGCTGGCGAACGCTCACGGACAGGCGCTGAGCCGGGCTCTCGTCGAGGAGATCGTGGAGACCAGCGACAAGAAGCGCTTCGCCTTGAGCGCCGATCGCTCGCGCATTCGAGCCAACCAGGGCCACTCCGTCGAGGTCGACCTCGGGCTGGAGGCGAAGGAGCCACCCGACATCCTGTTCCATGGCACGGCAGACCGGTTCCTCGCATCGATCCTGTCGACCGGCGTCAACTCGCAGTCGCGGCAGCACGTGCATCTGTCTTCCAGCGTCGAGGTGGCGCGCTCGGTAGGCGCGCGCCATGGCCGGCCGGTCATCCTCGTGGTGGATGCCAAGGGCATGCAGCGCGACGGGCATCGCTTCCACCTTTCGGAGAACGGCGTGTGGCTGACCTCGGCCGTGCCGCCTCGGTACATGCGGACGCTGGGCGAGGGCGGGCATGCGGCCTGA